Proteins encoded together in one Thermincola ferriacetica window:
- a CDS encoding YggT family protein: MDLYVIIKGIFAAIEWLVIARIILSFLPMFMRIDHYHPIVRFIYETTEPLLAPFRKILPSTAGLDFSPLLLFLVLGALERLILNLLM; this comes from the coding sequence TTGGACTTATATGTGATTATTAAAGGAATATTTGCAGCTATAGAATGGTTGGTAATTGCTCGTATTATCTTATCTTTCTTGCCGATGTTCATGCGGATTGACCATTATCATCCGATAGTTCGCTTTATCTATGAAACTACCGAGCCGCTTTTGGCGCCTTTTAGAAAGATTCTCCCGTCAACGGCTGGGTTAGATTTTTCCCCGTTATTGTTGTTCCTTGTTCTAGGAGCTTTAGAACGGTTGATTTTAAATCTATTGATGTAG
- a CDS encoding cell division protein SepF, protein MAKLVDKVLGFMGFEEEEVEIIEDEELVQEEESSFKKKKNGPIFSLHTQKQTKVVVCVPKVFEDCQYIADHLKNRRPVIINLEDADKELAKRVVDFISGTTYALSGNMQKVGNGIFLFVPSNMDIAGEINKEQDKEKGLFTWIR, encoded by the coding sequence ATGGCCAAGCTGGTTGATAAAGTACTCGGATTTATGGGCTTTGAAGAGGAAGAAGTGGAGATTATCGAAGATGAGGAACTAGTACAGGAGGAAGAAAGTTCCTTCAAGAAGAAAAAGAACGGGCCAATTTTTAGCCTGCATACTCAAAAGCAAACTAAAGTAGTAGTTTGTGTGCCTAAGGTTTTCGAGGATTGCCAGTATATAGCTGATCATCTGAAAAACCGCCGCCCGGTCATCATCAACCTGGAAGATGCTGATAAGGAACTGGCCAAGCGGGTTGTTGACTTTATCAGCGGGACCACCTATGCTTTATCAGGAAATATGCAGAAAGTTGGAAACGGAATATTTCTTTTTGTCCCGAGTAATATGGATATAGCAGGGGAAATTAATAAAGAACAGGACAAAGAAAAGGGATTGTTTACTTGGATTCGGTAA
- the proC gene encoding pyrroline-5-carboxylate reductase, with product MSLADKTIGFIGAGAMAEAILAGLLSSDLTKPEKVFISDVDFTRRDYVKTRFSVNVAQNNTDLVKRSDIVVLAVKPFILQDVLTEIAGSVQTDQLMVSIAAGLSTGYISSFFKSRVPVIRVMPNTPSLVGEGASALAAGEFAGEEHLALALELFNSVGRAYTVSEQAMDAVTGLSGSGPAYMYLIIEAMADAGVKAGLPRKIALELSAQTMLGAAKMVLETGEHPAVLKDKVTTPGGTTIAGLHTLEQGKLRATIIDAVIAATQKSKELGAVTK from the coding sequence ATGTCATTGGCAGATAAAACCATCGGTTTTATTGGGGCGGGGGCAATGGCCGAAGCAATACTGGCCGGTTTGCTCAGTTCTGATTTAACAAAGCCGGAAAAAGTGTTTATCAGCGATGTTGACTTTACCCGTAGAGATTATGTAAAAACGAGATTCTCGGTTAATGTTGCTCAAAACAATACGGATTTGGTCAAGAGAAGCGATATAGTTGTTTTAGCAGTAAAACCTTTTATTTTGCAGGATGTATTAACTGAAATAGCCGGTTCAGTACAAACCGATCAACTGATGGTTTCTATTGCCGCCGGATTATCAACAGGCTACATATCCAGTTTTTTCAAAAGCCGAGTTCCTGTCATAAGGGTTATGCCCAATACGCCGTCATTAGTAGGCGAGGGAGCAAGCGCTTTGGCAGCCGGTGAATTTGCAGGTGAAGAGCACCTTGCTTTGGCATTGGAATTATTTAATTCCGTTGGGCGAGCCTATACCGTCTCCGAGCAGGCTATGGATGCTGTCACGGGTTTGAGTGGGAGCGGTCCGGCTTATATGTATTTAATCATTGAAGCTATGGCCGATGCTGGAGTTAAAGCCGGCCTGCCGAGGAAGATTGCATTGGAGCTATCTGCTCAGACCATGTTAGGCGCTGCCAAAATGGTTCTGGAAACAGGTGAACATCCGGCTGTATTGAAGGATAAAGTCACCACCCCCGGTGGTACGACTATTGCAGGGCTGCATACTTTAGAACAGGGAAAACTCAGGGCAACTATTATAGATGCTGTAATTGCCGCGACCCAGAAGTCTAAAGAATTGGGAGCTGTGACCAAATAA